Proteins encoded by one window of Lathyrus oleraceus cultivar Zhongwan6 chromosome 1, CAAS_Psat_ZW6_1.0, whole genome shotgun sequence:
- the LOC127135609 gene encoding protein ELF4-LIKE 4 → MEDDTFSGIGNGTQIDTKILGTFQKSFVQVQNILDQNRLLINEINQNHESKIPDNLSRNVGLIKELNNNIRRVVELYADLSSSFTKSMDVTSEGDSSGAVKSDGKGGHKRIRPT, encoded by the coding sequence ATGGAGGATGATACATTTTCTGGTATTGGAAATGGAACACAAATTGATACTAAGATTTTGGGTACTTTTCAGAAGAGTTTTGTTCAAGTGCAGAACATTTTGGATCAGAACAGGTTATTAATCAATGAGATAAACCAGAATCACGAGTCTAAGATTCCTGATAATTTAAGCAGGAATGTTGGACTTATTAAAGAGCTCAACAACAATATTAGACGAGTCGTTGAATTATACGCGGATCTTTCAAGTTCGTTTACGAAATCTATGGATGTTACTTCGGAAGGAGATTCAAGTGGTGCTGTGAAATCAGATGGAAAAGGTGGACACAAAAGAATCAGGCCTACGTAG